One segment of Proteus appendicitidis DNA contains the following:
- the clpA gene encoding ATP-dependent Clp protease ATP-binding subunit ClpA: protein MLNHELELSLNVAFAKARDNRHEFMTVEHLLLALLSNKSAREALEACKVDLAVLREELEVFIRKTTPILPENVDRETQPTLSFQRVLQRAVFHVQSSGKNEVSGANVLVAIFSEQESHAAYLLRKHDVSRLDVVNFISHGISKEDQQNEDLSDMNDMNAQSQQEMPQSDDHMDNFTTNLNQLARQGKIDPLIGRQAELERTIQVLCRRRKNNPLLVGESGVGKTAIAEGLAWRIEQDNVPDVMKGYTIYSLDIGSLLAGTKYRGDFEKRFKALLKTLEKDEKSILFIDEIHTIIGAGAASGGQVDAANLIKPLLSGGRIRVIGSTTYQEFSNIFEKDRALARRFQKIDVIEPSPDETVLIIKGLRQKYEAHHDVRYTNKAIQAAVDLSVKYITDRHLPDKAIDVIDEAGAKTRLIAPSKRKKTINVSDIESVVAKIARIPEKTVSSSDKSILKNLDNQLKMLVFGQDQAIHALSESIKMSRAGLSEDNKPVGSFLFAGPTGVGKTEVTVQLAKALNVKLLRFDMSEYMERHTVSRLIGAPPGYVGFDQGGLLTDAVIKNPYSVVLLDEIEKAHPDVFNILLQVMDNGTLTDNNGRKADFRNVILVMTTNAGVRETQRKSIGFTEQDNSTDAMVEIKKAFSPEFRNRLDSIIWFNALSPEIISMVVDKFIVELQVQLDDKGVSLEVSQEARQWLCDKGYDKAMGARPMARVIQENLKKPLANEILFGSLVNGGSVSVTLDKLAGKLNYEFVSQEKLAKNEDTVI from the coding sequence ATGCTTAATCACGAATTAGAGCTGAGTCTTAATGTTGCATTCGCGAAAGCCCGTGATAACAGACACGAATTTATGACTGTAGAGCACCTGCTGTTGGCGCTATTAAGTAATAAATCGGCACGCGAAGCATTGGAAGCTTGTAAAGTCGATCTAGCAGTCTTACGCGAAGAGCTTGAAGTCTTTATTCGTAAAACAACCCCAATTCTGCCTGAAAATGTGGACAGAGAAACACAGCCAACGCTGAGTTTTCAGCGTGTATTACAGCGCGCTGTTTTTCATGTTCAATCATCAGGTAAAAATGAAGTCTCTGGCGCAAATGTGCTGGTGGCTATTTTTAGTGAACAAGAGTCTCACGCAGCTTACCTATTACGTAAACACGACGTTAGTCGCCTTGATGTCGTTAACTTTATTTCTCATGGCATTTCAAAAGAAGATCAACAAAACGAAGATCTTTCTGACATGAATGATATGAACGCACAATCTCAACAAGAGATGCCTCAAAGTGACGATCATATGGATAATTTTACCACTAACCTTAATCAGTTAGCGCGCCAAGGTAAAATTGATCCCCTAATTGGGCGTCAAGCTGAATTAGAAAGAACAATCCAAGTATTATGCCGTCGTCGCAAAAATAACCCATTATTAGTGGGTGAATCGGGTGTTGGTAAAACAGCTATCGCAGAAGGGCTTGCATGGCGTATTGAGCAAGATAATGTGCCTGATGTGATGAAAGGTTACACAATTTATTCACTCGATATTGGTTCGCTATTAGCGGGAACAAAATATCGTGGTGATTTCGAAAAACGCTTTAAAGCATTACTGAAAACCCTCGAAAAAGATGAAAAAAGCATCTTATTTATTGATGAGATCCACACCATTATTGGTGCAGGAGCGGCATCGGGAGGACAAGTTGATGCGGCAAACTTAATTAAGCCATTGTTATCTGGTGGTCGAATTCGTGTTATAGGCTCTACGACTTATCAAGAATTTAGCAATATCTTTGAAAAAGACAGAGCGCTTGCGCGTCGTTTCCAAAAAATTGATGTAATTGAGCCATCTCCAGATGAGACGGTTTTGATCATCAAAGGATTGCGCCAGAAATACGAAGCACACCATGATGTGCGTTATACCAATAAAGCTATTCAGGCTGCGGTGGACTTATCGGTTAAATACATTACTGATAGGCATCTACCTGATAAAGCTATTGATGTTATCGATGAAGCGGGTGCAAAAACACGTTTAATTGCACCAAGCAAACGTAAAAAAACCATTAATGTCTCAGATATTGAGTCGGTCGTGGCTAAAATTGCACGAATTCCTGAAAAAACAGTTTCTAGTAGCGACAAATCAATACTGAAAAATCTCGATAACCAATTAAAAATGTTGGTATTCGGTCAGGATCAAGCAATCCATGCCTTATCTGAATCGATTAAGATGAGCCGTGCTGGATTAAGCGAAGATAATAAACCGGTGGGTTCGTTCTTATTTGCGGGTCCTACTGGGGTAGGTAAAACGGAAGTCACTGTACAGTTAGCAAAAGCGTTGAATGTTAAACTGCTACGCTTTGATATGTCAGAATATATGGAAAGACATACGGTCAGTCGCTTAATTGGTGCTCCTCCTGGTTATGTTGGTTTTGACCAAGGTGGATTATTAACAGACGCTGTTATTAAAAATCCATATTCCGTTGTGTTACTTGATGAAATTGAGAAAGCGCATCCTGATGTATTCAATATCCTGTTACAAGTAATGGATAACGGCACATTAACGGATAACAATGGGCGTAAAGCCGATTTCCGTAATGTTATTTTAGTGATGACAACTAATGCGGGCGTGCGTGAAACGCAACGTAAATCGATTGGGTTTACAGAGCAAGATAATAGCACTGATGCGATGGTCGAAATCAAAAAAGCCTTCTCACCTGAGTTCCGTAACCGTTTAGATAGTATTATTTGGTTTAATGCCTTATCACCAGAAATTATCTCTATGGTTGTGGATAAATTTATTGTTGAACTGCAAGTGCAGTTAGATGATAAAGGGGTATCGCTAGAAGTTAGCCAAGAAGCACGTCAATGGTTATGTGATAAAGGCTATGACAAAGCGATGGGCGCAAGACCAATGGCGCGTGTTATTCAAGAAAACTTGAAAAAACCATTAGCTAACGAGATTTTATTTGGTTCTCTTGTTAATGGCGGTTCAGTTTCAGTAACACTCGATAAGCTGGCAGGCAAATTGAATTATGAGTTTGTTAGCCAAGAGAAACTGGCTAAGAATGAAGATACTGTTATCTAA
- the infA gene encoding translation initiation factor IF-1, giving the protein MAKEDNIEMQGTVLDTLPNTMFRVELENGHVVTAHISGKMRKNYIRILTGDKVTVELTPYDLSKGRIIFRSR; this is encoded by the coding sequence ATGGCCAAAGAAGACAACATTGAAATGCAAGGCACTGTACTGGATACTCTGCCAAACACGATGTTCCGCGTAGAATTAGAAAACGGACACGTCGTTACCGCTCATATCTCAGGAAAAATGCGTAAAAACTATATTCGTATCCTGACAGGCGACAAGGTTACCGTTGAGCTGACCCCATATGACCTGAGCAAAGGCCGTATCATCTTCCGTAGCCGTTGA
- the aat gene encoding leucyl/phenylalanyl-tRNA--protein transferase: MPLFQLDDSDLDFPEPHLALKEPNGLLAIGGEISLSRLRVAYQSGIFPWYFPNEEPLWWSPDPRAVLPAGDLHIGRSLRKFIRHQPYKITLNHAFTSVIEACSVREEGTWIGPDIKAGYEELHQQGEAHSVEVWEGDELVGGLYGVNMGAVFCGESMFSRRDNASKCAFIAFYNHFLRYGGQLFDCQVLNSHTASLGATEISREHYLVTLSRWKKVIIDKKCWYQQSLEL, encoded by the coding sequence ATGCCGTTGTTTCAATTGGATGATAGTGATTTAGATTTTCCAGAGCCTCACTTAGCGTTAAAAGAGCCTAATGGTTTATTAGCGATAGGGGGAGAAATCTCCCTTTCGCGATTACGTGTTGCGTATCAATCGGGTATTTTCCCTTGGTATTTCCCTAATGAAGAACCATTATGGTGGTCACCCGATCCAAGAGCCGTTTTACCGGCTGGTGATTTGCATATTGGGCGCAGTTTACGTAAATTTATTCGGCATCAGCCTTATAAAATTACGTTAAATCATGCCTTTACTTCAGTGATTGAAGCATGTTCTGTACGTGAAGAAGGAACGTGGATAGGTCCTGATATCAAAGCAGGTTATGAAGAACTTCATCAACAAGGTGAAGCTCACTCTGTTGAGGTTTGGGAAGGTGATGAACTCGTTGGAGGATTATATGGTGTAAACATGGGTGCCGTTTTTTGTGGCGAATCTATGTTTAGCCGTAGAGATAACGCTTCTAAATGTGCCTTTATTGCTTTTTATAACCATTTTCTTCGTTATGGGGGTCAACTATTTGATTGTCAGGTGCTAAACTCTCATACTGCCTCGTTAGGTGCGACTGAGATCTCTCGTGAACATTATTTAGTTACGTTATCTCGTTGGAAAAAAGTGATTATTGATAAAAAGTGTTGGTATCAGCAATCGTTGGAATTATAA
- the cydC gene encoding heme ABC transporter ATP-binding protein/permease CydC, which translates to MRVLLPFLALYRRHWFMLLLGIILAILTLLASIGLLTLSGWFLAGTSLAGFAGIYSFNYMLPAAGVRGAAIFRTAGRYFERLVSHDATFRVLSHLRVFTFKKILPLSPGGIARFRQGELLNRLVADVETLDHLYIRVISPIIAAFVVIMAIMFGLGLIDARLANTLGGIMLTLLIVLPFVFYYAGKPIGRDLTDLRGQYRTVLTSMLQGQAELTVFGALPRFRQNLAQLEAKWLRRQAQQANLTGLSQSLMILASGLTATLILWLAADGIDNSFMPEALIALFTFCALAAFESLAPVTVAFQHLGQVMTSATRISHLIEQKPDVTFPEKGGETNNHATLTMRDICFTYPAQPMQVINHVDLTIEAGQHIALLGKTGCGKSTLLQLINRAFDPTHGTISLNNLPIADYDEATLRSMMSVVPQRVHVFSHTLRENLLMAKEQATDEELKDVLQQVGLGQLLENDEGLNAWMGDGGRQLSGGEQRRLGLARALLHNAPLVLLDEPTEGLDADTEQQILALLHQHCQGKAVLMITHRLHGLDKMDKICVMDGGKIVETGTHASLLQQQGHYAKFHQRQALLTPTHEA; encoded by the coding sequence ATGAGAGTATTGCTTCCTTTTCTTGCGCTCTATCGCCGTCACTGGTTTATGTTATTGCTGGGGATTATCCTTGCAATTCTGACTTTACTGGCAAGTATTGGTCTTTTAACACTATCGGGCTGGTTTTTAGCAGGTACATCTCTTGCGGGTTTTGCGGGTATTTATAGCTTTAACTATATGCTACCAGCAGCGGGTGTTCGAGGTGCAGCAATTTTTCGTACTGCGGGTCGTTATTTTGAAAGACTTGTCAGTCATGACGCAACGTTTCGCGTATTATCGCACTTACGTGTATTCACCTTTAAAAAGATCCTCCCTCTTTCACCGGGTGGAATTGCACGTTTTCGTCAAGGTGAATTACTTAACCGCTTAGTTGCTGATGTTGAAACGCTCGATCACCTTTATATTCGCGTTATTTCCCCTATTATTGCCGCTTTTGTTGTCATTATGGCAATTATGTTTGGTCTTGGTTTAATCGATGCTCGTTTAGCCAATACGCTGGGTGGCATTATGCTTACCTTGCTGATTGTTTTGCCTTTCGTATTCTACTACGCAGGAAAACCTATTGGCCGTGATCTCACCGACTTACGAGGTCAATATCGCACAGTATTAACCAGCATGTTGCAAGGACAAGCCGAGCTAACTGTTTTTGGCGCATTACCTCGTTTTAGACAAAATTTGGCGCAACTTGAAGCTAAATGGCTGCGTAGACAAGCACAACAAGCAAACTTAACCGGCTTATCGCAATCATTAATGATCCTCGCATCAGGTCTAACAGCAACATTAATTTTATGGCTTGCGGCTGATGGTATCGACAATAGTTTTATGCCAGAAGCGTTAATTGCCTTATTTACATTCTGTGCATTGGCAGCATTTGAGTCTTTAGCGCCTGTTACTGTTGCTTTCCAGCATTTAGGTCAAGTAATGACATCTGCAACACGTATTTCTCATTTAATTGAGCAAAAACCGGATGTCACTTTTCCTGAAAAAGGAGGAGAAACAAACAATCATGCCACACTGACAATGCGCGATATTTGCTTTACTTATCCAGCTCAACCAATGCAAGTCATCAATCACGTTGATTTAACGATTGAAGCAGGACAACACATTGCCTTATTAGGAAAAACGGGGTGTGGTAAATCGACTCTGTTGCAGTTGATCAATCGGGCTTTTGATCCGACTCACGGTACTATCAGCTTAAATAATTTGCCTATTGCTGATTATGATGAAGCGACATTACGTTCAATGATGTCCGTTGTCCCTCAACGCGTTCATGTCTTTAGCCACACATTAAGAGAAAATCTATTGATGGCCAAAGAACAGGCAACAGATGAAGAGCTTAAAGATGTTCTTCAGCAAGTGGGTCTTGGGCAGCTACTTGAAAATGATGAAGGCTTAAATGCATGGATGGGTGATGGTGGTAGACAGCTCTCTGGTGGCGAGCAGCGACGTTTAGGTCTGGCAAGAGCGTTACTCCACAATGCCCCTCTTGTATTGCTTGATGAGCCAACAGAAGGCCTTGATGCCGATACAGAACAGCAGATCCTTGCGCTCTTACATCAGCATTGCCAAGGTAAGGCTGTATTAATGATCACTCACAGACTTCACGGTTTAGATAAAATGGATAAAATCTGCGTTATGGATGGCGGAAAAATCGTTGAAACAGGCACTCATGCTTCGTTGTTACAACAACAAGGGCATTATGCTAAATTTCATCAAAGACAGGCTCTATTAACACCAACTCACGAGGCATAA